The Desulfonatronospira thiodismutans ASO3-1 region GAAGAAATCAAGAAGGTTAAAGAACGACTGTATCTCTCGGCAAAAATGCAGGAGGGTGATACGGTTCCGGTTGAGCCTCCAGAGGATCTGAAGAATGAACTGATTAGGCTTTATGAGCGACTCAATGAATTAATTATTTTAATCAATAAGACCAATATGACTACAATGGAAAGCGGCAAGAGTCTTATGGAACTTATTGCTGAACGTGACAAGAATACGGGTATTGCCGAGATCCTTCATAGATTAGCTGATAGCGCAACGCCTAAGTCCGAAAGGTTTTCCAGAAATGAGATCCGGTTTATACCGGCTGTGGATGTCAAAGCGATTCGTAAGGAGGCCGATAGTTATGCACGAATTGCACGCGAGATAGATAATCAGATTCAGGCAGCGAATTGGAATATAGAGATTTGATCAGGACTTAGCTGGTAGCTTGGAAAAGTGTCGGGGATGCACCCTGGCAGTTCATGACTGCTAAGGGCCCAACTGATAATTGGGACATCGAGGTTCAATTCCTCTTTTATTGTAACAGATGATTGTTACAAAAGTAGGTGAGAAACCGTATTAATGTTATTGTCACAACCAGCATCCAGGCAGTTAACCTAGTGAGGGAGGGCACGGGGAGTTTTAAGATCCTGATGAATGATAAGAAGTTGCTCTGCGGTGAACGGTTTGATTGCCTGGACAGCATCATAACCCGCAGCAATAAGGACATGGCAAACATGTTGCTGAATAATCTGGTCAATATAGAGGCGCAGGCTATCAGACATGTGATTTTCTAATGACAGACTGATGAAAGAGGAACTTTGATCCCAAAAAAGGTATCCTGATGCAATTTTAAGGTCCTAACACTACAGCGAAACTTATTTATTGACCTCCGGGGACTGGCTCTTTTGCCGCCGAATTTTCGAAGCATTTGCAAATTTGCAACCGGCAAAAGTGCCTG contains the following coding sequences:
- a CDS encoding DIP1984 family protein; its protein translation is MKLAELLNERKNVKEEIKKVKERLYLSAKMQEGDTVPVEPPEDLKNELIRLYERLNELIILINKTNMTTMESGKSLMELIAERDKNTGIAEILHRLADSATPKSERFSRNEIRFIPAVDVKAIRKEADSYARIAREIDNQIQAANWNIEI